The Scytonema hofmannii PCC 7110 genome contains the following window.
TTGATAGAGTTTTTCTGAGACATCGTAACAATCTAACTTAAGACCAAGGCTTTCAATTTTATAATACTACTCCCTTCTCAGTCTTAGATAGCAAAGTGAGCAGCTATTTTCAAGGGCGTACTAACCATGCGTTTAATCTGATTACCTCTGCTCGGTCTTTGACTTTCTGTGGTACATCCGCAGTTCTTAGGTAACAGGGTTCGGTCTTGCTCACGCGTTAGGAATATCCTTCAACGAGCACCCATATCATTTGTTACTTAAGTGGATTTATTCTCGTAATCACTTATGTTAACATAGTTAGGTTTTTCCCGCCCACCTACTTATGTCTTATTCTCTAGGGGATAACTACAGAACTTTTTTCTATTATGTAATGTTGAAAGCTCCGGAATCAGAAAGTCATTAACAGTTTAGAGCAATGGGAGCAAACAAAAATGAAATCCCAGATACATCATCAAAACTTGGAGTACATTTAACATGGCTAAGATTACAATTTCTCAATTGCATACTGTTGATACTGGTTCTATCCAAGAGTTGACAAATGCTGAGATTGATACAACAAAGGGTGGAATCGCTGGTCTTCCCTTAGATGTTTTCGGCGTTAGTTTCGGTTCTACTGGTTTTGTATTGGATACTGCGAGTAAGACAGTTTTTGATCTTGAGAAATATGTGACTGAGGATCTTGCAAGAAAATTAAGCTTAGCTTAAGCTTGGGTGCATAAGTACTGTTCACTCAAATTTTTACAAATCAAAGTAAGGTTGGTATTTCGGATAATTAAACGATTTATACCCCGCTTTTCTTTACGAGAGCGGGATTTATTTGGGCAATTTTTTACAAGATATTGACGGAGGATGAAAATATTTCAAGACATAAGTGTAGTCATAAACTCCACCTAATAGCTTGTTTTCACTTCTTTTCCACAACATCACGAACTAACTGAGCCAACCTGTCCGCACTATCGGGAACAGCGATCGCTTTTGCGGCTTCCCCCATCTTTTGTAATTCTTCTGGATTCTGCAACAGATCTAAAACTTTGGAACGCAAACCCTCAGCCGTTAAATCTGACTGTTTAAACATAATTGCTGCACCAACTGAGGTAAAAACTTCCGCATTATACGTTTGATGGTCTTCTGCTGCAAAAGGATAAGGAATCAAAATCGCAGGTGTACCGCAAACTGCCATTTCTGTCAGACTTCCAGCACCAGAGCGAGTGATTGCTAAGCTTGCCCTTCGCAACAACGCAGCCATATTATTATAAAATGGTAAACAAATATACTGCGGATGCTTTAAACTTTCTGCTTCTGGATCTTTGTCACCAGTTAAATGGACAATCCAAGCACCTGCATCAAACCAAGCATTGGCTGACTGGCGCACCAGTTTATTAATAGCGACAGCACCCTGGCTACCACCAAAAACAACAATTAAAGGGACTCCTTCTGGAATCGATAAATCCAGCGACGCAGCAGTTGTTTTATCTAAAAATTCGGAGCGCACGGGAGTTCCCGTATAAACAGTTTTAGCGCGAGATAAGTACTGACTCGCCACTTCAAACCCCACTGCTACCGCATTACACCAAGGTCCAAAAAAGCGAGTCACTTTACCAGGTAAGGCGTTGGACTCATGAAAAATAACAGGCAAACCTAAAGAACGTGCAGCGATCGCAGCCGGTCCGGCAATGTAACCGCCTGTCGTCAAAACTCCCTGAAAGTTCCCCTGTTTTAAGATTTTCCTAACTTGTAAAACCGAACCGATAAGTTTGCCTAATACCTTGAGTGAGGCAAGCCCAAAACCTTGCTGAAATCCTTCTACTGAAATAGTATTCAAGGGATACTGTTTGGGAACTAACTGTGTTTCTAACCGATTCGGAACACCAAGCCATTCTATTTGATAATCGCTCAAGTGTTCGGCAAGGGCAATTGCGGGAAACAAGTGTCCGCCAGTTCCACTAGCAGCTATTAATAAACGTACAGGAGTATGTGCCATCTAACCCTTTTTACCCCAAAAGCACCTAGATTAACTTAAGATTAAACAATTTCCTTGCGGTTGAACAGTAAGCCTTAAATCTCTGCAAATCTGGTTAATCTTGGCTTTCCCATTTGGATAACCAGATTTCTAATTCTTCTCGTAGCTTAATCCTCCAATCGGGAATTGCCATGATTCTTTCTCTGAGTCCCGGCTTGAGGTTAATTTGCAATGCAGAGCGGTCAAGTGGGGCATTTGACACAAAACCTTGTTTGTTATTTTTCTGGAAAGGCATTGACGTTAATTGTATAT
Protein-coding sequences here:
- the murG gene encoding undecaprenyldiphospho-muramoylpentapeptide beta-N-acetylglucosaminyltransferase; amino-acid sequence: MAHTPVRLLIAASGTGGHLFPAIALAEHLSDYQIEWLGVPNRLETQLVPKQYPLNTISVEGFQQGFGLASLKVLGKLIGSVLQVRKILKQGNFQGVLTTGGYIAGPAAIAARSLGLPVIFHESNALPGKVTRFFGPWCNAVAVGFEVASQYLSRAKTVYTGTPVRSEFLDKTTAASLDLSIPEGVPLIVVFGGSQGAVAINKLVRQSANAWFDAGAWIVHLTGDKDPEAESLKHPQYICLPFYNNMAALLRRASLAITRSGAGSLTEMAVCGTPAILIPYPFAAEDHQTYNAEVFTSVGAAIMFKQSDLTAEGLRSKVLDLLQNPEELQKMGEAAKAIAVPDSADRLAQLVRDVVEKK